CATTAATTACAGTGAGGAAAAAACTGAGACTACTAGTCATTTTATTAATTATGATGATTCTAAATCAGAATCTGCCAGTTCCTATGCATCCTATAGTGAGCCTAAGGTTGAAATACCTAATATGTTAGTTCCAAAGAAAAATCGTGGAGGGTTAAAGAAAACCTTGGCCTATGTCGCTTTTGGATTAACTTGCGCAATAATAGGTGGAGCTGCCTCTGGAGCTGCTTTGCTTTACGGGCTTCCTAAAACAAAGCTTTTTGAAAACAGTGCCCTTTATCAGTCTCTTAATAAAGGAGGATCCACAACCCCTGCAGCTGCTCTTTATGACGGCCATCCAACGCAATTAGCTTCAAAGGGAGAAGCTTTGACAGTATCAGAAGTTGCTAAAAAGGTTGGTCCTGCCGTCGTTGCTGTTACAACGCAAGTTCAAGGAAATGTAGATTTATTTGGAAAGAGTGGTGTTCAGCAAGGCGTTGGTACTGGTATGATAATTAATCAAGAGGGTTATATCCTTACTAATTATCACGTAGTTGAAGGCGCTCAACAAGTAAAGGTAATATTAAGCAACGATAAAACTGTAACTGCCAAAGTTGTAAACTATGATGCCAACTATGACGTTGCAGTAATAAAGATAACCGAAAAAGTTGATATACCCGCAATAGTTGAGCTTGGTGATTCAGATAATCTTCAAATT
The genomic region above belongs to Clostridium swellfunianum and contains:
- a CDS encoding S1C family serine protease, giving the protein METNNNHEFNYNNEQDINYSEEKTETTSHFINYDDSKSESASSYASYSEPKVEIPNMLVPKKNRGGLKKTLAYVAFGLTCAIIGGAASGAALLYGLPKTKLFENSALYQSLNKGGSTTPAAALYDGHPTQLASKGEALTVSEVAKKVGPAVVAVTTQVQGNVDLFGKSGVQQGVGTGMIINQEGYILTNYHVVEGAQQVKVILSNDKTVTAKVVNYDANYDVAVIKITEKVDIPAIVELGDSDNLQIGESVVAIGNPLGTDFFGSVTTGVVSALNRKIDGDTNKASYIQTDAAINSGNSGGPLINSQGQVIGINTAKIKQSGVEGLGFAIPINAIRNKIQDLSKPILMVGIQGREIDKTLSTQYNLPIGLYIQDVTEFSPAEKSGLRRGDVITSFDGKKVTTFAEVNEIKNKHKAGDEVSLTVERSGKQVNLTLKFEEQ